One window of Xanthobacter dioxanivorans genomic DNA carries:
- a CDS encoding DUF3991 and toprim domain-containing protein — translation MPSLRGCRLRAGGGKGSCAAAGLRTALPKSSVASRALAAFALRGSWGSPRDMRGGDPKQERPDTDGCREEAMERNDVEELKERVMCAAVLEKAGFAIDLKESTRRAVKYRRGDDIVIVIHDGRGWFDPLSDAKGDVYALVAHLDRVGFPECLEHVAGLVGFAPTEPHWTRPARKREADVAVGERWCRRRKPWPGSLTWRYLGEERALSDATIRAAIRHDRLREGPHGSMWAAHTDDTGLVTGWEERGPEWRGFATGGAKVLFRFGPVDAFRFCLTEAAIDAMSLAVIEDMRPDSLFLSTGGGWSPSTDAAIRALVTRENAFLVAATDNNGQGDVYAERLRAIAHEASCRFERLRPTAEDWNADLRMMRKKGGEEEGENLLPHARRSRQG, via the coding sequence ATGCCGAGCCTCCGGGGATGCCGCTTGCGAGCGGGCGGCGGCAAGGGGAGCTGCGCCGCGGCTGGCTTGCGAACCGCACTGCCGAAATCATCAGTTGCCAGCCGCGCCCTTGCCGCCTTCGCTCTTCGCGGCAGCTGGGGGTCGCCTCGCGACATGCGGGGAGGAGACCCCAAGCAGGAAAGGCCGGACACCGATGGGTGCCGGGAAGAGGCGATGGAAAGGAATGACGTCGAAGAGCTGAAGGAGCGTGTCATGTGCGCCGCCGTGCTGGAAAAGGCCGGCTTTGCGATCGACCTGAAGGAGAGCACGCGCCGAGCCGTCAAATATCGCCGGGGCGACGACATCGTCATCGTCATCCACGACGGCAGGGGCTGGTTCGATCCGCTGTCCGACGCGAAAGGCGACGTCTACGCGCTCGTCGCACATCTCGATCGGGTCGGATTTCCCGAGTGCCTCGAGCATGTGGCGGGCCTCGTGGGGTTTGCCCCCACGGAGCCCCACTGGACGCGGCCAGCGCGGAAGCGGGAGGCGGACGTCGCCGTCGGCGAGCGCTGGTGCCGCCGCCGCAAACCCTGGCCCGGATCCTTGACCTGGCGCTACCTCGGCGAGGAGCGGGCACTTTCCGATGCAACGATCCGCGCCGCGATCCGTCATGATCGTTTGAGGGAAGGTCCGCATGGCAGCATGTGGGCGGCGCACACCGATGACACGGGCCTCGTGACCGGTTGGGAGGAGCGGGGACCCGAGTGGCGCGGATTCGCCACCGGTGGCGCCAAGGTCCTGTTTCGCTTCGGCCCCGTCGACGCATTCCGGTTCTGCCTCACCGAGGCGGCGATCGACGCCATGAGCTTGGCGGTGATCGAGGACATGCGGCCCGACAGCCTGTTTCTCAGCACCGGCGGCGGCTGGTCGCCGTCGACGGATGCGGCCATCCGGGCCCTCGTCACCCGGGAGAACGCCTTCCTGGTGGCTGCCACGGACAACAACGGGCAGGGTGACGTCTACGCGGAGCGCCTTCGGGCGATTGCGCATGAGGCCTCCTGCCGCTTCGAGCGCCTGCGTCCAACCGCGGAGGACTGGAACGCGGATCTCCGGATGATGAGGAAGAAGGGAGGAGAGGAGGAAGGCGAGAACCTGCTGCCGCATGCCCGCCGGTCGCGTCAAGGGTGA
- a CDS encoding DUF6088 family protein, with protein MPDPTSDTLDRIHARIAQAAPGGVWSRADFLDIGTPNAVEKALQRLTLRGDIRRPYRGLYDKPGVSKLTGKMVFPPRASFIDAIARRDKLRVLVDGMTAANDLGLTTAVPARSTIYADTYPRTIEIEASAGDPKVTKPVIYKLDFKRIAAKTAFWAGRPAMRVVQALAWFRDEKASLDAAVNGIVRHLERDPNREKVVEDLRDNIHAMPAWMYPLVETITRRLAGDQSGSAPATKRAKGDYAEDVR; from the coding sequence ATGCCCGACCCGACGTCCGACACCCTCGACCGCATCCATGCCCGGATCGCCCAGGCGGCGCCGGGCGGCGTGTGGTCGCGCGCCGATTTCCTCGACATCGGAACGCCGAACGCCGTCGAGAAAGCACTGCAGCGGCTGACCCTGCGCGGCGACATCCGCCGGCCCTATCGCGGTCTCTACGACAAGCCGGGAGTCAGCAAGCTGACCGGCAAGATGGTGTTTCCGCCGCGCGCCTCGTTCATCGACGCGATCGCACGGCGTGACAAGCTGAGGGTCCTCGTCGACGGCATGACCGCCGCGAACGATCTCGGCCTGACGACAGCCGTGCCGGCGCGCTCGACGATCTATGCCGATACCTATCCCCGGACGATCGAGATCGAGGCGAGCGCCGGCGATCCCAAGGTGACGAAGCCCGTCATCTACAAGCTCGACTTCAAGCGCATCGCGGCGAAGACAGCGTTCTGGGCCGGGCGGCCGGCCATGCGTGTCGTCCAGGCGCTCGCATGGTTTCGGGATGAGAAGGCGAGCCTCGACGCCGCGGTGAACGGCATCGTCCGGCATCTCGAGCGCGATCCGAACCGGGAGAAGGTCGTGGAGGATCTGCGCGACAATATCCACGCGATGCCGGCCTGGATGTATCCGCTGGTCGAGACGATCACGCGCCGGCTAGCTGGGGATCAAAGCGGAAGCGCGCCGGCCACCAAGCGCGCGAAGGGCGATTATGCAGAAGACGTTCGTTGA
- a CDS encoding nucleotidyl transferase AbiEii/AbiGii toxin family protein, which yields MQKTFVEILRSSVDERRALFETVAAHLETQAENIEKDLYVCWVLDFLFNRRGDDPIGLYFKGGTSLSKAYGLIRRFSEDIDIGIYKADLHVPLEAEIAALPSVNQQQRTLAEKVDEAARQYISGPLKELLAKEIAAVEEAAELPGHFTLGFGFDNYRNRDALDILVVAYKSVFYTSESYVQAAVRIEGGARPDPEPAEPRKIVPYIADEMPEGMDLTVRNVTTVKPERTFWEKVLILHAMTEMTEKRREDANPERPAPDLNRYSRHYYDVHQIWTHPDYGVATASMRDLAEACRQHKELMFRVLDHRYDRAVPGSYRLVPTPDMRAKLVADYARMTAMIFGTPPAFADVIASIEALEHHLNAADAEAGDS from the coding sequence ATGCAGAAGACGTTCGTTGAGATCCTGCGCTCGAGCGTCGACGAACGCCGCGCGCTGTTCGAGACGGTCGCCGCGCATCTTGAGACACAAGCGGAGAACATCGAGAAAGATCTCTATGTCTGCTGGGTGCTCGACTTCCTGTTCAATCGTCGCGGTGACGATCCGATCGGTCTTTACTTCAAGGGCGGCACGAGCCTGAGCAAGGCGTATGGACTGATCCGCCGCTTTTCCGAGGATATCGACATCGGCATCTACAAGGCCGACCTGCATGTCCCGCTTGAAGCTGAGATCGCCGCCCTCCCCTCGGTGAACCAGCAGCAGCGCACGCTGGCGGAGAAGGTCGACGAGGCGGCGCGTCAATACATTTCCGGGCCGCTAAAGGAGCTGCTGGCAAAGGAGATCGCGGCAGTCGAGGAGGCCGCCGAGCTGCCAGGACATTTCACGCTCGGCTTCGGATTCGACAATTATCGCAACAGGGACGCGCTCGACATTCTGGTGGTTGCCTACAAAAGCGTCTTTTATACCTCGGAGAGCTATGTGCAGGCTGCGGTCCGCATCGAGGGCGGCGCGCGCCCCGATCCAGAGCCGGCGGAGCCGCGCAAGATCGTCCCCTACATCGCCGACGAAATGCCGGAGGGGATGGATCTCACGGTTCGCAACGTGACGACCGTCAAGCCGGAGCGGACCTTCTGGGAAAAGGTGCTGATCCTGCACGCGATGACGGAGATGACGGAGAAGCGCCGTGAGGACGCTAATCCGGAACGGCCCGCGCCCGATCTCAATCGGTACTCGCGTCACTACTACGACGTCCATCAGATCTGGACGCATCCCGACTATGGCGTCGCGACCGCGTCGATGCGCGATCTCGCCGAAGCCTGCCGGCAGCACAAGGAGTTGATGTTTCGCGTGCTGGATCATCGCTACGACCGAGCCGTACCGGGTAGCTATCGCCTCGTCCCGACGCCGGACATGCGAGCAAAGCTCGTGGCCGACTATGCGCGTATGACAGCGATGATCTTCGGCACGCCGCCGGCCTTCGCCGACGTGATCGCCAGCATCGAAGCGCTCGAACATCATCTCAATGCGGCGGATGCCGAGGCCGGTGATTCATGA
- the traR gene encoding autoinducer-binding transcriptional regulator TraR, which yields MRTWFQRLTDVSSLARTEQTLKEALAELVQDLGFDGYAYLNVQPVRIFAVSNYAPEWQARYLTQNYAMIDPVVSMAKEQMKAFAWAAAAPRSLSKPLRRFYSEAGDFGIRSGISIPVRTAFGHMSMLTLASHKPSLNLETDIDQIAAVTAVAQLHAKMEQQGAEPTASVAIDLKAKQALCLKWSAEGKTMKDIASIEGMSFATVNFHLNNARKALDAGSLAQATALATKLKLI from the coding sequence ATGAGAACCTGGTTCCAACGGCTGACCGATGTCTCCTCCCTGGCGCGCACCGAGCAGACACTTAAGGAGGCACTCGCGGAGCTGGTGCAGGATCTTGGGTTTGATGGCTATGCCTATCTAAACGTCCAGCCGGTGCGCATCTTTGCGGTCTCCAACTACGCCCCCGAATGGCAGGCCCGATATCTCACACAGAACTACGCCATGATCGATCCGGTCGTCTCCATGGCAAAGGAGCAGATGAAGGCCTTTGCATGGGCCGCCGCGGCGCCGCGCTCCCTCTCCAAGCCGCTGCGCCGCTTCTATTCCGAGGCGGGTGATTTCGGAATCAGATCCGGAATCTCGATTCCTGTGAGGACGGCTTTCGGGCACATGTCGATGCTGACGCTGGCATCGCACAAGCCGTCGCTCAACCTTGAGACCGACATCGATCAGATCGCGGCGGTGACGGCGGTCGCCCAGCTCCACGCGAAGATGGAGCAGCAGGGTGCGGAACCGACGGCCAGCGTGGCGATCGATCTGAAGGCGAAGCAGGCTCTCTGCCTAAAATGGTCCGCCGAAGGGAAGACGATGAAGGATATCGCTTCCATCGAGGGCATGTCGTTCGCGACGGTGAACTTCCACCTGAACAATGCTCGGAAGGCGCTCGATGCAGGAAGCCTGGCACAGGCGACGGCTCTCGCCACGAAGCTCAAGCTGATCTGA
- a CDS encoding IS3 family transposase (programmed frameshift), whose translation MRQKSGPEKAPAEQVVKDIRRATRRQFSAEEKIRIVLEGVRGEESIAELCRREGIASSMYYGWSKEFLDAGKRRLAGDTARAATSDEVKELRREAQALKEAVADLTLENRLLKKKHARGWGGRHMRYPASEKAEIIRLVEGSHLPARRTLDKLGIPRATFYRWYDRYLTGGVEALADHRSRPDRVWNRIPEPVRDEIVELALRETELSPRELAVRFTDEKRYFVSEASVYRLLKAHDLITSPAYIVIKAASEFKDKTTAPNQLWQTDFTYLKITGWGWYYLSTVLDDFSRFIVAWKLCATMRTDDVTATLDLALAASGLDRITVAHRPRLLSDNGSSYISADLATWLDGKGMQHVRGAPYHPQTQGKIERWHQTLKNRILLEKYYLPGDLERQVAAFVEHYNHARYHESLGNLTPADVYLGRGQAILTERERIKRQTIQQRRLQHQLQAA comes from the exons ATGAGACAGAAATCCGGGCCGGAGAAAGCACCGGCAGAGCAGGTCGTGAAGGACATCCGCCGAGCGACGCGGCGGCAGTTCTCGGCCGAAGAGAAGATCCGCATCGTGCTGGAAGGCGTGCGCGGCGAGGAGAGCATCGCCGAGCTGTGCCGGCGCGAGGGGATCGCCTCGTCGATGTATTACGGCTGGTCGAAGGAGTTCCTCGACGCCGGCAAGCGCCGTCTCGCCGGTGACACGGCGCGCGCGGCGACCTCGGACGAGGTGAAGGAGCTGCGCCGTGAGGCGCAGGCGCTGAAGGAGGCCGTGGCCGATCTGACCCTGGAAAACCGCCTGCTCA AAAAAAAGCATGCTCGCGGATGGGGAGGACGACACATGAGGTATCCTGCCTCCGAGAAGGCCGAGATCATCCGGCTGGTCGAGGGATCGCATCTGCCGGCGCGGCGCACCTTGGACAAGCTCGGCATCCCGCGCGCCACGTTCTATCGTTGGTACGATCGCTATCTCACCGGCGGGGTCGAGGCGCTTGCCGATCATCGCTCACGGCCCGACCGTGTCTGGAACCGGATCCCCGAGCCGGTTCGGGACGAGATCGTCGAGCTGGCGCTGCGCGAAACGGAGCTGAGCCCACGCGAGCTGGCGGTGCGCTTCACCGACGAAAAGCGCTACTTCGTCTCGGAAGCATCGGTGTATCGGCTGCTGAAGGCGCATGATCTGATCACCAGCCCAGCCTACATCGTCATCAAGGCGGCGTCCGAGTTCAAGGACAAGACGACGGCGCCCAACCAGCTCTGGCAGACCGATTTCACCTACCTGAAGATCACGGGCTGGGGCTGGTATTATCTCTCGACCGTGCTCGACGACTTCTCCCGGTTCATCGTCGCCTGGAAGCTCTGCGCCACGATGCGCACTGACGACGTCACTGCCACGCTTGATCTGGCTCTGGCGGCATCGGGGCTCGACCGGATCACGGTCGCGCATCGGCCGAGGCTGTTGAGCGACAACGGCAGTTCCTACATCTCAGCCGACCTCGCCACCTGGCTCGACGGCAAGGGCATGCAGCATGTTCGCGGCGCGCCCTATCATCCCCAGACGCAGGGCAAGATCGAGCGCTGGCACCAGACCCTGAAGAACCGCATCCTGCTGGAAAAATACTATCTGCCCGGCGATCTCGAACGGCAGGTCGCCGCCTTCGTCGAGCATTACAACCATGCCCGCTACCACGAGAGCCTGGGCAACCTGACGCCCGCCGACGTCTACCTCGGTCGTGGGCAGGCCATCCTCACCGAACGCGAAAGGATCAAGCGCCAGACCATCCAACAGAGACGCTTGCAGCATCAGCTGCAGGCCGCATAA
- a CDS encoding DsbE family thiol:disulfide interchange protein yields the protein MTGIATTHHPSETVERPAGAVTRRRLLLAAPVIGFGGIAAAFAARLGYDPSQLPSALIGKPVPAFSLPPVEGRTLGLSSSDLHGEVSLVNVFASWCASCRAEHPLFLRLARNKTVSIHGLNYKDRPEDAARWLDSLGDPYTRTGADRDGRVAIDWGVYGIPETFVIGADGRIAYKQIGPITEQALDETILPLIERLRRQVKGGQS from the coding sequence ATGACCGGGATCGCAACCACACACCATCCTTCGGAGACGGTCGAGCGGCCGGCCGGCGCCGTCACACGACGACGTTTGCTCCTGGCCGCTCCGGTCATCGGTTTCGGAGGGATCGCGGCCGCATTCGCCGCACGGCTTGGGTACGATCCCAGCCAGCTTCCCTCGGCCCTGATCGGCAAGCCGGTCCCGGCCTTCAGTCTGCCGCCGGTCGAGGGTCGCACGCTTGGTCTTTCGAGCAGTGACCTTCATGGCGAGGTGTCGCTCGTCAACGTCTTCGCTTCCTGGTGCGCCTCCTGTCGGGCGGAGCACCCGCTTTTTCTGCGGCTCGCCAGGAACAAGACCGTCTCGATCCACGGACTGAACTACAAGGACCGGCCGGAGGACGCGGCCCGCTGGCTTGACAGCCTCGGAGATCCGTACACCCGCACCGGGGCCGATCGTGACGGTCGGGTCGCGATCGATTGGGGTGTCTACGGTATACCCGAAACCTTCGTGATCGGCGCCGATGGACGCATCGCGTACAAACAGATTGGTCCAATCACCGAGCAGGCGCTGGACGAGACAATCCTGCCGCTCATTGAACGGTTGCGCCGGCAGGTGAAAGGAGGCCAGTCATGA
- a CDS encoding DUF411 domain-containing protein, whose amino-acid sequence MQRRIFLLGSAAILLLPVSANADTGTHATLYKNPQCSCCEGYADYLRQNGFQVDVKPTNDLAEISRKAGVPAELEGCHTTFIDGYVIDGHVPVNVVRKLLTEKPAIVGITLPGMPMGSPGMAGTKTEKFVIYALTKDGKAPTVYATE is encoded by the coding sequence ATGCAAAGACGTATTTTTCTGCTCGGAAGCGCCGCCATCCTGCTCTTGCCGGTTTCGGCAAACGCGGACACCGGCACGCACGCGACGCTTTACAAGAACCCGCAATGCAGTTGCTGCGAGGGCTATGCCGACTATCTGCGCCAGAACGGCTTTCAGGTCGACGTGAAGCCGACCAATGATCTGGCGGAGATTAGCCGCAAGGCCGGCGTGCCGGCCGAGCTGGAAGGCTGCCACACGACGTTCATCGACGGCTATGTGATCGACGGTCACGTGCCGGTCAACGTCGTCCGCAAGCTGCTCACTGAGAAGCCCGCGATCGTCGGCATCACGCTTCCGGGCATGCCGATGGGCTCGCCCGGCATGGCGGGCACCAAGACCGAGAAGTTCGTGATCTACGCCCTCACGAAGGACGGCAAGGCTCCAACCGTCTACGCGACCGAATGA
- a CDS encoding multicopper oxidase family protein, with protein sequence MESTCRLSRRSLLQAGAGLLLAKAFEPLPARALERSGRRILATPARAGLAGPGHAKTDVWAYDGMVPGPLVRLRQGVPARLIIENRLDQETTVHWHGIRLPNPMDGVPGLTQPPIKPGESFAYEFTPPDAGTFWYHPHANSLEQLGRGLAGAVIVEEGEPVAVDRDLLWLLADWRLNAQGEIAAGFGNRMEAAMSGRVGNTVTLNGSVSKEEPMRAGERVRLRLVNGSLARVMALRFEGHRPVVVAVDGQPCEPHEPEGGRILLGPAMRIDIAIDMQGQPGRRYRVIDDFYDGLSYGVTELAYSENPPIRAHPPDAPLSLPRNPLPEPDLADAERHELTLQGGMMGGGGMAGMGGMMGTGGGAAWAINGMSMTGDGHVGMEPALTFQRGRSVVLRLRNETAWWHPMHLHGHSTLVLSRNGAPVPYRQWQDTVLMAPRDTVEIAFVADNPGDWMLHCHIMDHQMAGLMTVLRVA encoded by the coding sequence ATGGAATCCACTTGCCGTCTGTCGCGCCGGAGCTTGCTCCAGGCTGGCGCCGGCCTCTTATTGGCAAAGGCGTTCGAGCCGTTGCCCGCGCGAGCGTTGGAACGGAGCGGGCGTCGTATCCTGGCGACGCCGGCCCGCGCGGGCCTTGCTGGTCCGGGCCATGCGAAAACTGATGTCTGGGCGTATGATGGCATGGTGCCCGGTCCGCTCGTACGTCTACGCCAAGGTGTGCCGGCACGACTCATCATCGAGAACCGCCTTGATCAGGAGACCACTGTCCATTGGCACGGTATCAGATTGCCGAATCCCATGGATGGCGTCCCCGGCCTGACCCAGCCACCGATCAAGCCCGGCGAGAGCTTCGCCTACGAATTCACGCCGCCGGATGCGGGGACGTTCTGGTATCACCCGCACGCCAACAGCCTCGAGCAACTCGGCCGCGGGCTTGCTGGTGCCGTCATCGTCGAGGAAGGCGAACCGGTCGCCGTCGACCGCGACCTTCTCTGGCTCCTTGCCGACTGGCGGCTGAACGCACAGGGTGAGATTGCTGCCGGCTTCGGCAACCGCATGGAAGCGGCGATGTCCGGCCGGGTCGGCAACACCGTCACGCTCAACGGCAGCGTGTCGAAAGAGGAGCCGATGCGGGCCGGCGAGCGTGTGCGTTTGCGCCTCGTCAACGGCTCGCTCGCCCGCGTCATGGCGCTGCGCTTCGAGGGGCACCGGCCGGTGGTTGTGGCGGTCGACGGCCAGCCTTGCGAACCGCATGAGCCAGAGGGTGGCCGGATACTGCTCGGCCCCGCCATGCGGATCGACATAGCGATCGACATGCAGGGCCAGCCGGGGCGCCGCTACCGCGTCATCGACGATTTCTACGACGGCCTGTCCTACGGGGTGACTGAGCTCGCCTATAGCGAGAATCCACCCATCCGGGCGCATCCTCCCGACGCGCCGCTTAGCCTCCCGCGCAATCCCCTCCCGGAACCCGATCTCGCCGACGCAGAGCGCCACGAGTTGACGCTGCAGGGCGGCATGATGGGTGGCGGCGGCATGGCCGGGATGGGCGGGATGATGGGCACGGGCGGCGGGGCTGCCTGGGCCATCAACGGCATGTCGATGACCGGCGACGGTCACGTCGGCATGGAGCCCGCCCTGACGTTCCAGCGCGGACGCAGTGTCGTGCTGAGGCTGCGCAACGAGACCGCCTGGTGGCACCCCATGCATCTGCACGGCCACAGCACGCTGGTGCTGAGCCGCAACGGCGCCCCCGTGCCTTATCGGCAGTGGCAGGACACAGTCCTGATGGCGCCCAGGGACACCGTCGAAATTGCCTTCGTCGCCGACAATCCCGGCGACTGGATGCTGCATTGCCACATCATGGACCACCAGATGGCCGGCCTGATGACCGTGCTTCGTGTGGCCTGA
- a CDS encoding MerR family transcriptional regulator codes for MRDHAGVKGLQRAELARRTGSNLETVRYYEKVGLLPEPPRTAAGYRSYDTTHERRLRFVLRARELGFSLDEIRALLRLVDERNQPCAEARAVAAAHLDDVRAKIADLTRMERVLKDVVAQCADGTLPECPLIETLFGEAG; via the coding sequence ATGCGCGATCACGCTGGCGTGAAGGGCCTGCAGCGAGCGGAGCTCGCCCGGCGGACGGGCAGCAATCTTGAGACGGTGCGCTACTACGAGAAGGTCGGACTTCTGCCCGAGCCGCCGCGCACGGCAGCCGGCTATCGCAGCTATGACACCACGCACGAGCGCCGCCTCCGCTTCGTGCTGCGAGCGCGCGAGCTCGGCTTCTCGCTGGATGAAATCCGCGCACTGCTGCGGCTCGTTGACGAACGCAACCAGCCCTGCGCCGAAGCGCGCGCCGTCGCCGCTGCCCATCTCGACGACGTGCGGGCGAAGATTGCCGATCTCACACGAATGGAGCGGGTGTTGAAGGACGTGGTCGCGCAATGCGCCGACGGCACCCTACCAGAATGCCCGTTGATCGAGACTTTATTTGGTGAAGCCGGGTGA
- a CDS encoding mercuric transporter MerT family protein, with protein MVVSRSGAAESAPAAAGHSSPLRTEVGRQRLVAVGGILGALAASSCCVIPLILFSLGIGGAWIGNLTALAPYKPLFVAGTAGVLGYGFYLVYWKPRQACADGTACARPVPSRIVQIALWLATALVIAAFAFDYVAPLLLRA; from the coding sequence ATGGTTGTATCGCGATCCGGAGCTGCAGAGTCGGCGCCCGCCGCGGCTGGTCACTCCTCGCCCTTGCGGACCGAGGTCGGACGGCAGCGCCTGGTCGCCGTCGGCGGCATTCTCGGAGCGTTGGCCGCCTCGTCCTGCTGTGTCATTCCGCTCATTCTGTTCAGCCTCGGCATCGGCGGCGCCTGGATTGGTAATCTGACCGCACTTGCGCCTTACAAGCCGCTCTTCGTGGCAGGGACTGCAGGCGTTCTCGGATATGGCTTCTACCTCGTCTACTGGAAGCCACGGCAGGCCTGCGCCGATGGCACCGCCTGCGCACGCCCAGTCCCCAGCCGCATCGTCCAGATCGCGCTTTGGCTTGCGACGGCGCTCGTCATTGCCGCCTTCGCCTTCGATTACGTCGCTCCGCTGCTGCTTCGCGCCTGA
- a CDS encoding heavy-metal-associated domain-containing protein has product MKNLSAFTLIASVMTAPAAFAAERTVTFAVDNMTCASCPYIVKTSMAAVPGVANVTVSFEAKTATVTFDDAKTSTDAIAAASMNAGYPAHPRQGS; this is encoded by the coding sequence ATGAAGAATTTGAGCGCTTTCACTTTGATCGCATCGGTGATGACTGCGCCTGCCGCCTTCGCCGCCGAACGCACCGTCACCTTCGCCGTCGACAACATGACTTGCGCCTCATGTCCCTACATCGTGAAGACCTCGATGGCGGCGGTCCCGGGCGTGGCGAACGTGACCGTCTCCTTCGAGGCGAAGACCGCGACCGTGACCTTCGACGACGCCAAGACGAGCACCGATGCCATCGCGGCCGCCAGCATGAATGCCGGTTATCCGGCTCACCCGAGGCAAGGCAGCTAG
- a CDS encoding mercury transport protein, which yields MTDPALFRVGTIGAVLAAICCVAPLVAVSLPLAGLGAWMAGAGLVVLPLMVAGVGLVAWGLHHRRERATGCNTKIRTEGMKP from the coding sequence ATGACCGACCCCGCTCTGTTCCGTGTCGGCACGATTGGTGCCGTCCTCGCTGCGATCTGCTGCGTGGCGCCCCTCGTTGCCGTGAGCCTACCCTTGGCCGGCCTCGGCGCGTGGATGGCAGGTGCGGGTTTGGTGGTCCTTCCCCTGATGGTCGCGGGCGTCGGTCTCGTCGCATGGGGTCTGCATCATCGGCGGGAAAGAGCCACGGGCTGCAACACGAAGATTCGTACGGAAGGCATGAAGCCATGA